In one Pyxidicoccus xibeiensis genomic region, the following are encoded:
- a CDS encoding energy transducer TonB: MFQSVIERQRAGRLGAGVWVSIGVHAALFVAVLFISARPSGPPPEPDKEITLIVRPGPNVAKGTPAPKAPQQAAAPSKPRRPRNLNQMPTQVAPIPPEALTPPEPDTSGSSDTDEQADTGDGVVGGDPNGDPNSTVIGVPLIPGLTGGGQGGTGTEVLPFGQGMTPPSQVGGRPIEYTPQARAAQVEGTLIAKCVITAEGHVRDCRIIKGVAHMDEAVIDALHSRRYRPVTFQGRPVSVSYVFTIRLRMP; the protein is encoded by the coding sequence ATGTTCCAGTCGGTCATCGAGCGGCAGCGGGCGGGACGTCTTGGCGCGGGAGTGTGGGTGTCCATCGGAGTGCACGCGGCCCTGTTCGTCGCGGTGCTCTTCATCTCGGCCCGGCCCTCGGGGCCGCCGCCCGAGCCGGACAAGGAAATCACCCTCATCGTCCGCCCGGGCCCCAACGTGGCGAAGGGCACCCCGGCCCCCAAGGCCCCGCAGCAGGCGGCGGCGCCCAGCAAGCCGCGCCGCCCGCGCAACCTGAACCAGATGCCCACCCAGGTCGCGCCGATTCCTCCCGAGGCGCTGACGCCGCCCGAGCCCGACACGTCCGGCAGCAGCGACACGGACGAGCAGGCCGACACGGGCGACGGCGTGGTGGGAGGAGATCCGAACGGTGACCCGAACAGCACCGTCATCGGCGTGCCGCTCATCCCCGGCCTCACCGGCGGCGGCCAGGGCGGCACGGGCACGGAGGTCCTCCCGTTCGGCCAGGGCATGACGCCGCCGTCGCAGGTGGGAGGCCGGCCCATCGAGTACACGCCGCAGGCCCGCGCGGCCCAGGTGGAGGGCACGCTCATCGCCAAGTGCGTCATCACCGCGGAAGGGCACGTGCGCGACTGCCGCATCATCAAGGGCGTGGCGCACATGGACGAGGCCGTCATCGACGCCCTGCACAGCCGGCGCTACCGCCCGGTGACCTTCCAGGGGCGGCCGGTGAGCGTGTCCTACGTCTTCACCATCCGGCTGCGCATGCCCTAG
- a CDS encoding S8 family serine peptidase, which produces MSSRKTRRFEKTRPTRAKLDPRLALLLTLTEKQRRVLKEHEDERLGRLARELDEALAALDGAKDEAREGAVDRLRKLDLQLFSPLTTGLFLPLAGRKKPWPFPMRESFVAAFVLSDASADDLKRLGVRVRSQVGDIFSAFIPLSAIPKLEKSAAIRYIELARPLFRTLNAAVPYTQLDTLHNAMPAIDGTGVIVGIVDTRLDIYHPDFRTAANATRVLFLWDQTLVPTAGEAGPPIHPALPGFVPAGGVTYGVEYNRATIDNELVNPPPAYQIVRHGGTASEHGTHVAGIAAGNGLGQGGTFTGAAPAADLVFVRQQGTAGTALFGDSVGMADAFAYIFARAAQLGQPCVINMSASDNQGSHDGMVLGEQFLDNLLLTPGRAITLSAGNSNNTGSHAAGNVAMGGTSNLVLNYFAADLNGDGINEVPLSDDVEIWYDGHDRFNVTVTVPTAVPTVIGPVAPGGMANAALPGGVSVQVTSVLNDPRNGDNLISIIFVVPGGQNIPLGNTTIALTGTTVINGAFQAWVDRNNRGLSSFQAPFLQEGTLTLGVPATARRPITVGNHNKTAPTPNISASSGRGPSRDGRIKPEIATVGGSVTAPRSRNMNAGVPGALYTPMSGTSMAAPLVAGACACLFQCRGGTSTWANLKQILEDTAGTAGLAIPGNAFGFGFMQVGTGCAAPAPSVDVWLRDDAADTGTEPFVGPVAWLSPDIEVLDTAGNPVPNPTFDPVKRFNNIIRITVRNRGANVARNTEVYFYWADPATNIPYPAAWNTTGIYNDAPGFVNQSNMIVIPQLAAGASTQVQFGWAPPAPGSNIRGDDHFCLLVRLENESDLSQIGTGGWSAISARNNVGLHNVHVQPDDPSDADMSFYVVGSAEQDSLIVHPKLAAGRVSLLLPVQALPWRDRALIERNNGPRPGFGCCGAVDPLARVNATLEGEKVRAITDIVGAELLVLRDGIATVTMGKAGRLHVPYVRIADGARMVAKLHVSKPKIDKERRFVHIAQHSGGQLVGGVSLELRPRRA; this is translated from the coding sequence GTGTCTTCTCGCAAGACGCGACGCTTCGAGAAGACTCGCCCCACACGCGCCAAGCTGGATCCTCGACTGGCGCTCCTGCTCACGCTCACCGAAAAGCAGCGCCGCGTGCTCAAGGAGCACGAGGATGAGCGGCTCGGCAGATTGGCCAGGGAGCTCGACGAGGCGCTCGCGGCGCTCGATGGTGCGAAGGATGAGGCGCGTGAAGGCGCCGTCGACCGGCTGCGCAAGCTCGATCTCCAGCTGTTCTCGCCACTCACCACCGGCCTGTTCCTTCCGCTGGCCGGGCGCAAGAAGCCGTGGCCCTTCCCGATGAGGGAGTCGTTCGTCGCCGCATTCGTCCTCTCAGACGCGAGTGCAGACGATCTCAAGCGTCTCGGCGTGCGTGTGCGCAGCCAGGTTGGTGACATCTTCTCTGCCTTCATCCCGTTGTCGGCGATCCCGAAGCTGGAGAAGTCGGCGGCCATCCGTTACATCGAGTTGGCGCGACCGTTGTTTCGCACGCTCAACGCGGCCGTGCCCTACACGCAGCTCGACACGCTGCACAACGCGATGCCCGCGATCGACGGTACCGGCGTCATTGTCGGAATCGTCGACACCAGGCTCGACATCTACCACCCGGACTTCCGCACCGCCGCCAATGCGACGCGCGTGCTGTTCCTCTGGGACCAGACGCTCGTGCCGACCGCGGGCGAAGCCGGCCCGCCAATCCACCCGGCCTTGCCGGGGTTCGTGCCCGCGGGCGGCGTCACCTATGGCGTCGAATACAATCGAGCCACGATCGACAACGAACTGGTCAACCCCCCGCCCGCGTACCAGATCGTGCGGCACGGCGGCACCGCGAGTGAGCACGGGACTCATGTCGCTGGCATCGCGGCGGGCAACGGCCTCGGTCAAGGTGGCACGTTTACCGGTGCCGCACCGGCTGCGGACCTCGTCTTCGTACGCCAGCAGGGCACGGCGGGGACGGCGCTGTTCGGTGACAGCGTCGGGATGGCCGACGCCTTCGCCTACATTTTTGCCCGTGCGGCCCAGCTCGGGCAGCCGTGCGTCATCAACATGAGCGCGAGCGACAACCAGGGGTCGCATGACGGGATGGTGCTCGGCGAGCAGTTTCTCGACAACCTGCTGCTCACGCCGGGCCGCGCGATCACCCTCTCGGCGGGAAACTCGAACAACACCGGTTCACATGCCGCGGGTAACGTGGCGATGGGCGGGACGTCGAATCTCGTGCTCAACTACTTCGCTGCGGACCTCAACGGAGATGGCATCAACGAGGTGCCGCTGAGCGACGACGTCGAGATCTGGTACGACGGGCACGACCGCTTCAACGTCACGGTGACTGTTCCGACGGCGGTGCCGACGGTCATCGGGCCGGTGGCTCCCGGAGGCATGGCGAATGCCGCCCTGCCGGGCGGGGTTTCTGTCCAGGTCACCTCGGTCCTCAACGATCCCCGCAACGGCGACAATCTCATCAGCATCATCTTCGTCGTGCCGGGCGGGCAGAACATCCCGCTCGGCAACACGACGATTGCACTTACCGGAACGACGGTGATCAACGGTGCGTTCCAGGCCTGGGTCGACCGCAACAATCGCGGGCTCTCGTCATTTCAGGCGCCGTTCCTGCAGGAGGGCACGCTCACCCTCGGCGTTCCCGCCACCGCGCGCCGGCCAATCACCGTCGGCAACCACAACAAGACGGCGCCGACCCCCAATATCTCGGCCAGCAGTGGGCGCGGTCCGTCGCGCGACGGTCGCATCAAGCCGGAGATCGCGACGGTCGGCGGCAGCGTCACCGCACCACGCTCGCGCAACATGAACGCGGGGGTGCCGGGTGCGCTCTATACCCCCATGAGTGGGACCAGCATGGCCGCACCGCTCGTGGCGGGTGCCTGTGCCTGTCTGTTCCAGTGCCGGGGAGGGACAAGCACCTGGGCGAACCTGAAGCAGATTCTCGAGGACACGGCCGGAACCGCGGGGCTTGCGATTCCCGGCAATGCATTCGGCTTCGGTTTCATGCAGGTCGGCACCGGCTGCGCCGCGCCTGCGCCGAGCGTCGATGTGTGGCTGCGCGACGATGCGGCCGACACCGGTACCGAGCCGTTCGTCGGCCCGGTCGCCTGGCTCTCTCCCGACATCGAGGTGCTGGATACCGCTGGCAACCCGGTTCCCAATCCCACTTTCGACCCGGTGAAGCGGTTCAACAACATCATCCGCATCACCGTGCGCAACCGTGGCGCCAATGTAGCGCGCAACACCGAGGTCTATTTCTATTGGGCGGACCCTGCCACGAACATTCCCTATCCAGCCGCGTGGAACACCACCGGCATCTACAACGATGCCCCCGGGTTCGTGAACCAATCCAACATGATCGTCATCCCACAGCTCGCGGCGGGAGCGAGCACTCAGGTGCAGTTCGGCTGGGCGCCCCCCGCGCCGGGCTCGAACATCCGCGGCGACGACCACTTCTGCCTGCTGGTCCGGTTGGAGAACGAGAGCGACCTCTCGCAGATTGGCACCGGAGGATGGAGCGCGATCAGCGCGCGCAACAACGTCGGCCTCCACAACGTGCACGTCCAGCCCGACGATCCGAGCGACGCGGACATGAGCTTCTACGTGGTCGGCTCGGCGGAGCAGGACAGCCTGATCGTCCATCCCAAGCTCGCGGCCGGACGAGTGAGCCTGCTGCTGCCTGTCCAGGCACTGCCATGGCGCGACAGAGCGCTGATCGAGCGCAACAACGGGCCGCGGCCGGGCTTCGGCTGCTGTGGCGCCGTTGATCCGCTCGCTCGCGTGAATGCGACCCTGGAGGGCGAAAAGGTTCGAGCCATCACGGATATCGTCGGTGCGGAGTTGCTCGTGCTCAGGGACGGCATCGCCACGGTGACGATGGGCAAGGCGGGTCGCCTGCACGTGCCCTATGTCCGGATCGCCGACGGCGCTCGCATGGTGGCGAAGCTCCATGTGAGCAAGCCGAAAATCGACAAGGAGCGCCGATTCGTGCACATCGCCCAGCACTCGGGCGGGCAGCTCGTGGGCGGCGTGAGTCTGGAACTGCGGCCCCGCAGGGCGTGA
- a CDS encoding energy transducer TonB: protein MFQSVIERQRAGRLGSGVWVSIGVHAALFAAVLFISARVPEESRPPEPPPLDFPELSPGVTPKGTPAPATPKQGTQRPPRARRDRVPSQVRPLPTEPAHPVEPDPTDEVATPDVPGDASTSTKSIGLPIGVDLGGPGWGPGLGSGVPTGEDHEPFGQGMTPPVLLGGQHIDYTPQALAARVEGTLVAKCVITVEGRVRDCKVLKGLPHMDEAVLDALHSRRYRPVTFQGRPVSVSYSFTLRLSLPR from the coding sequence ATGTTCCAGTCGGTCATCGAGCGGCAGAGAGCGGGGCGGCTTGGCTCGGGCGTGTGGGTGTCCATCGGCGTGCACGCGGCGCTGTTCGCCGCGGTGCTCTTCATCTCCGCCCGGGTGCCGGAAGAATCGCGCCCCCCGGAGCCCCCACCGCTCGACTTCCCGGAGCTGAGCCCGGGTGTGACGCCCAAGGGGACTCCGGCCCCCGCGACGCCGAAGCAGGGCACCCAGCGGCCCCCACGCGCCAGGAGAGACCGCGTGCCGAGCCAGGTGCGGCCCCTGCCGACGGAGCCGGCGCATCCCGTGGAGCCCGACCCGACGGACGAGGTGGCGACCCCGGACGTGCCCGGCGACGCTTCGACGAGCACGAAGTCCATCGGGCTGCCCATCGGCGTCGACCTCGGTGGCCCGGGCTGGGGCCCGGGCCTTGGCTCCGGCGTCCCCACGGGCGAGGACCATGAGCCGTTCGGCCAGGGAATGACGCCGCCGGTGCTGCTGGGCGGCCAGCACATCGACTACACGCCCCAGGCCCTCGCGGCCCGGGTGGAGGGCACGCTCGTCGCGAAGTGCGTCATCACCGTGGAGGGCCGGGTGCGCGACTGCAAGGTCCTCAAGGGCCTGCCACACATGGACGAGGCCGTGCTGGACGCCCTGCACAGCCGGCGCTACCGCCCGGTGACCTTCCAGGGCCGGCCGGTGAGCGTGTCCTATAGCTTCACCCTCCGGCTCTCGCTTCCCCGGTAG
- a CDS encoding C39 family peptidase, producing MSPRIESRQPSYTSSTTQASGLPQGRDAQLNLQQLWPHIEKYAQKYGADPKVLAGIIAQESSFKNHGVHRDGTGHGLIGLDDNGLLPSFEKWSGMQVGRGANAKTIPPEKQVEFLAKTIGDLTKQHGNSNAAAREWHRGRGNMNDARGYDYQNKIQNHINTLFPGGKTPSGTNTHVPDTTVPGGDTKPGSKPGTQPGSKPGTQPGGDSRQPVGDSDYQIKKGDTLWGIASQLKAKGMQGSHWDIINQIQALNPKITDPNLIIAGDSLKLPGVAGSDQSTFQPGANKPGPVDINPQNPKPGTAPTEEAAPVNNNGKVDASKVPQISQYNPAGKDGNYWNGPANCGPTSMAQIARAVGYGKGMTDAQLINHLGKIGGTSGNGTDVNGIAKMAKAMGQNAVTKGPGANVDWIADQLKQGKLVVANGDYHAMPPHQNEGRTSGHYVTVAGMDANGNFIVRDPADANVKTITPEQMKHFLNSNPNGGYQISIG from the coding sequence ATGTCTCCTCGTATCGAATCCCGTCAGCCGTCCTATACGTCCTCGACGACGCAGGCCTCGGGGCTGCCCCAGGGGCGGGACGCACAGCTCAACCTCCAGCAGCTGTGGCCGCACATCGAGAAGTACGCGCAGAAGTACGGCGCGGACCCGAAGGTGCTGGCGGGCATCATCGCGCAGGAGTCCTCCTTCAAGAACCACGGCGTGCACCGCGACGGCACGGGCCACGGCCTCATCGGCCTGGACGACAACGGCCTGCTGCCCTCGTTCGAGAAGTGGTCCGGCATGCAGGTGGGCCGCGGCGCCAACGCGAAGACGATTCCCCCCGAGAAGCAGGTGGAGTTCCTCGCGAAGACCATCGGCGACCTGACCAAGCAGCACGGCAACAGCAACGCCGCCGCGCGCGAGTGGCACCGCGGCCGGGGCAACATGAACGACGCCCGCGGCTACGACTACCAGAACAAGATCCAGAACCACATCAACACCCTGTTCCCGGGCGGCAAGACGCCGAGCGGCACCAACACCCACGTCCCGGACACCACCGTGCCGGGCGGGGACACGAAGCCGGGCAGCAAGCCGGGGACGCAGCCGGGCAGCAAGCCGGGGACGCAGCCGGGCGGCGACTCGCGCCAGCCGGTGGGTGACTCCGACTACCAGATCAAGAAGGGTGACACCCTGTGGGGCATCGCCTCGCAGCTCAAGGCGAAGGGCATGCAGGGCTCGCACTGGGACATCATCAACCAGATTCAAGCGCTGAACCCGAAGATCACCGACCCCAACCTCATCATCGCCGGTGACTCGCTGAAGCTGCCGGGCGTGGCGGGCTCGGACCAGAGCACCTTCCAGCCCGGCGCCAACAAGCCCGGCCCCGTGGACATCAACCCCCAGAACCCCAAGCCGGGCACCGCGCCGACCGAAGAGGCCGCGCCCGTGAACAACAACGGGAAGGTGGACGCCAGCAAGGTGCCGCAGATCAGCCAGTACAACCCGGCCGGCAAGGACGGCAACTACTGGAACGGGCCGGCCAACTGCGGCCCCACGTCCATGGCGCAGATTGCGCGCGCCGTCGGGTACGGCAAGGGCATGACGGACGCCCAGCTCATCAACCACCTGGGCAAGATTGGCGGCACCAGCGGCAACGGCACCGACGTGAACGGCATCGCGAAGATGGCCAAGGCCATGGGCCAGAATGCCGTCACCAAGGGCCCCGGCGCCAACGTGGACTGGATTGCCGACCAGCTCAAGCAGGGCAAGCTGGTGGTGGCCAACGGCGACTACCACGCCATGCCGCCGCACCAGAACGAGGGCCGCACCTCCGGCCACTACGTGACGGTGGCGGGCATGGACGCCAACGGCAACTTCATCGTCCGGGACCCGGCCGATGCGAACGTGAAGACCATCACCCCGGAGCAGATGAAGCACTTCCTCAACTCCAACCCCAACGGCGGCTATCAGATCTCCATCGGCTGA
- a CDS encoding MBL fold metallo-hydrolase translates to MRFMLLASLLAVVGCASPARHHRYSNSVEEQGDTRVGQYLSSSWSFMTSSFWIEGPEGLVLIDTQFLPSALKKEVHYAEGVTGKKVVLAIVLHPNPDRFNGTAWLRERGVRVVTSQQVRDLIPAVHERWAPVYFEKYWNGRYPRTLVLPEAFGAATQELSAGGLTLKAHVLGTGCSPAHVVVEWEGHLFVGDLVANGTHSWVENGRIDEWLRRLDELRALRPRWVHPGRGLSGGPELLERQTEYLQAVVAAVSEEQPRGRSTPEALERISQRVSQRYPDHEVPGFLPRVLRAEWARQVAEAASAPTP, encoded by the coding sequence ATGCGATTCATGCTCCTGGCCTCGCTCCTCGCCGTCGTCGGCTGTGCCAGCCCCGCCCGCCACCACCGGTACTCGAACTCCGTAGAGGAGCAGGGAGACACACGGGTCGGCCAATACCTCTCATCCAGCTGGTCCTTCATGACGTCCTCCTTCTGGATTGAAGGTCCCGAGGGGCTCGTCTTGATTGACACGCAATTCCTCCCATCCGCGCTGAAGAAGGAGGTCCACTACGCGGAGGGTGTCACGGGGAAGAAGGTCGTGCTGGCCATCGTCCTGCATCCGAACCCCGACCGCTTCAACGGGACGGCGTGGCTCCGGGAGCGGGGTGTGCGCGTCGTCACCTCCCAGCAGGTCCGCGACCTCATCCCCGCGGTCCACGAGAGGTGGGCGCCCGTCTACTTCGAGAAGTACTGGAACGGCCGGTACCCCCGGACGCTCGTGCTGCCCGAGGCCTTCGGCGCCGCCACCCAGGAGCTGAGCGCGGGCGGCCTCACCTTGAAAGCGCACGTGCTGGGCACCGGGTGCAGCCCGGCCCATGTCGTCGTGGAGTGGGAGGGACACCTCTTCGTGGGGGACCTGGTCGCCAATGGCACCCACAGCTGGGTCGAGAACGGCCGCATCGACGAGTGGCTCCGGCGGCTCGACGAGCTGCGCGCCCTGCGGCCGAGGTGGGTCCACCCGGGGCGCGGGCTCAGCGGCGGGCCCGAGCTGCTGGAGCGACAGACGGAATATCTCCAGGCCGTCGTCGCCGCCGTCTCCGAGGAGCAGCCGCGGGGCCGGTCCACGCCGGAGGCGCTCGAGCGCATCTCCCAGCGGGTGAGCCAGCGCTACCCGGACCACGAAGTCCCAGGCTTCCTGCCCAGGGTGCTGCGCGCGGAGTGGGCGCGTCAGGTGGCCGAGGCCGCCTCCGCGCCCACTCCGTAG
- a CDS encoding response regulator transcription factor — protein MTTAAPPPSTRPTILIVEDDAHLRIGLRDNLQDEGYTVTEAPSARDAEPMLREREFDLLILDVMLPGEDGYSFCRRLRSQGIKSMVMMLTARSLEDDILKGFEAGAQDYLTKPYRLRELLARVRALVRRAGTTPPQVMTFSGYTVDLGRRAVTRPDGTDVELTRTEFDLLAFLLRHKDRALPRGEILDAVWGKDVVVDPRTVDNFVSSLKKKLGWTSASGFSIHTIRGVGYRMELSSP, from the coding sequence ATGACGACCGCCGCGCCACCGCCGTCCACCCGCCCCACCATCCTCATCGTCGAGGACGATGCCCACCTGCGCATCGGCCTGCGGGACAACCTGCAGGACGAGGGCTACACGGTCACCGAGGCCCCTTCCGCCCGCGACGCGGAGCCGATGCTGCGCGAGCGCGAGTTCGACCTGCTCATCCTGGACGTCATGCTGCCGGGCGAGGACGGCTACAGCTTCTGCCGCCGGCTGCGCTCGCAGGGCATCAAGAGCATGGTGATGATGCTCACCGCGCGCTCGCTGGAGGACGACATCCTCAAGGGGTTCGAGGCGGGGGCGCAGGACTACCTCACCAAGCCCTACCGCCTGCGGGAGCTGCTGGCCCGGGTGCGCGCCCTGGTGCGCCGGGCCGGCACGACGCCGCCCCAGGTGATGACCTTCAGCGGCTACACCGTGGACCTGGGCCGGCGCGCGGTGACGCGGCCGGACGGGACGGACGTGGAGCTGACCCGCACCGAGTTCGACCTGCTCGCCTTCCTGCTGCGCCACAAGGACCGGGCCCTGCCCCGGGGAGAAATCCTGGACGCGGTGTGGGGCAAGGACGTGGTGGTGGACCCGCGCACGGTGGACAACTTCGTCTCCAGCCTGAAGAAGAAGCTCGGGTGGACGAGCGCGTCCGGGTTCTCCATCCACACCATCCGCGGCGTGGGCTACCGGATGGAGCTCTCCTCGCCATGA
- a CDS encoding pyridoxal-phosphate dependent enzyme, whose product MRAMFPLSRPWPGGPVVLWGGEFPSGSLKYLTFSRYLESVPAGAKGLVELSGASSALALDTLGRERGMPVVALTDAAGTANLSARGFGGEVRTVTGLGEAWELAQGYEREGWCWPRQLANAALIGCVEQWATRLCDVVFDVFPAVRSVVCGFGTGATVVGLHRAFASAGYEVVGLQPARGHALPGWRRWVEQSLGERDLFFPYREDVPLETAQARGADCLGTLLAHARAERRPEEVLVISHDARPPMG is encoded by the coding sequence ATGCGTGCCATGTTTCCGCTGTCGCGTCCGTGGCCGGGGGGCCCGGTGGTGCTGTGGGGAGGCGAGTTCCCGTCGGGCAGCCTCAAGTACCTCACCTTCTCGCGCTACCTGGAGTCGGTGCCGGCCGGCGCGAAGGGGCTGGTGGAGCTGTCGGGTGCCTCCTCCGCGCTGGCGCTCGACACGCTGGGCCGGGAGCGGGGGATGCCGGTGGTGGCGCTGACGGACGCGGCGGGGACGGCGAACCTGTCGGCGCGCGGGTTCGGCGGCGAGGTGCGCACCGTGACGGGGCTGGGCGAGGCCTGGGAGCTGGCGCAGGGCTACGAGCGGGAAGGGTGGTGCTGGCCGAGGCAGCTCGCCAACGCGGCCCTCATCGGCTGCGTGGAGCAGTGGGCCACCCGGCTGTGCGACGTGGTGTTCGACGTCTTCCCGGCCGTGCGCAGCGTGGTGTGTGGCTTCGGCACGGGCGCCACCGTGGTGGGGCTGCACCGGGCCTTCGCGAGCGCGGGCTACGAGGTGGTGGGGCTGCAGCCCGCGCGAGGGCACGCGCTGCCCGGCTGGCGGCGCTGGGTGGAGCAGAGCCTGGGCGAGCGGGACCTGTTCTTCCCCTACCGCGAGGACGTGCCGCTGGAGACGGCCCAGGCGCGGGGCGCCGACTGCCTGGGCACGCTGCTGGCCCACGCCCGCGCGGAGCGGAGGCCCGAAGAGGTGCTCGTCATCTCCCACGACGCGCGGCCGCCCATGGGCTGA
- a CDS encoding sensor histidine kinase, whose product MLRRLLPTLVALGIGLLALGWGLVSLQRIFMREREDAHAQLRSRRQALEHTATEALRQSLAWHLKSSITDIHAAVGDPLAPGEGYYLLFRGYRLLPRLSPKHSSETPARKTYEALLGHLQDNSHAGAWEQRLSLLRAAEAALAAGNSVKAGKRVEELLRHHDANPLPTEQEIPFLLLVVERLQRGEATASLVRELLTLGLPEGLGGFGRSSGLQKDLLRERERFTQEDFQFLHERITQVSRLLGEDTRAFIARAQEMTAGMLVIPETLDEPFLLGENWYLAPMEEKVYGVRVEMDSLLRPIAADMRARHLFGEDGRLRLRTNSAMQPLRTLRLAVELPEWARSEADIEARYGLKTLLVAVCGALAAAIVALAMIAQQSKYRFLELKSDFVATVSHELRTPLASIRLMGETLERKLSQAPEVRDYPARIVQAADGLHFLVENILSFNRIDKGRWKLRTSQVRLEELVNPLRDDLASATSVPLELTTDVGDAELEADPSLLRLLFSNLGRNACAYNHRSPVRLSVSAEVIPGHGCTVLFRDNGIGIPDSEWENVFQDFYRLTQPGAPEVHGSGLGLALCRKIMKLHGGDIQVATSGPEGTTFALTFHEPRR is encoded by the coding sequence ATGCTGCGCCGGCTCCTCCCCACGCTCGTGGCCCTGGGTATCGGTCTCCTGGCTCTCGGCTGGGGGCTGGTCAGCCTCCAGCGCATCTTCATGCGCGAGCGCGAGGATGCGCACGCCCAGCTGCGCTCCCGCCGCCAGGCCCTGGAGCACACCGCCACGGAGGCGCTGCGGCAGAGCCTGGCGTGGCACCTCAAGTCGAGCATCACCGACATCCACGCGGCCGTGGGGGACCCGCTCGCCCCGGGCGAGGGCTACTACCTCCTGTTCCGGGGCTACCGGCTCCTGCCCCGGCTCAGCCCCAAGCACAGCAGCGAGACGCCCGCGCGCAAGACGTACGAGGCCCTGCTGGGCCACCTCCAGGACAACTCCCATGCGGGCGCCTGGGAGCAGCGCCTGTCCCTGCTGCGCGCCGCGGAGGCGGCGCTGGCGGCCGGCAACAGCGTGAAGGCCGGCAAGCGGGTGGAGGAGCTCTTGCGGCACCACGACGCCAACCCGCTCCCGACGGAGCAGGAGATTCCCTTCCTGCTGCTGGTGGTGGAGCGGCTGCAGCGCGGGGAGGCCACGGCGTCACTGGTGCGGGAGCTGCTGACGCTGGGACTGCCCGAGGGCCTCGGCGGCTTCGGACGCTCGTCGGGACTCCAGAAGGACCTGCTGCGAGAGCGCGAGCGCTTCACCCAGGAGGACTTCCAGTTCCTCCATGAGCGCATCACCCAGGTGAGCAGGCTCCTGGGCGAGGACACCCGCGCCTTCATCGCCCGGGCCCAGGAGATGACGGCCGGCATGCTGGTGATACCGGAGACGCTCGATGAGCCCTTCCTGCTGGGCGAGAACTGGTACCTCGCCCCCATGGAAGAGAAGGTGTACGGCGTCCGGGTGGAGATGGACTCGCTGCTGCGGCCCATCGCCGCGGACATGCGCGCCCGGCACCTCTTCGGCGAGGACGGCCGGCTGCGGCTGAGGACCAACAGCGCCATGCAGCCGCTGCGCACGCTGCGGCTGGCGGTGGAGCTGCCCGAGTGGGCCCGCTCCGAGGCGGACATCGAGGCGCGCTACGGGCTGAAGACGCTGCTGGTGGCCGTGTGCGGCGCGCTGGCGGCGGCCATCGTCGCGCTGGCGATGATTGCGCAGCAGAGCAAGTACCGCTTCCTGGAGCTCAAGAGCGACTTCGTGGCCACCGTCTCCCACGAGCTGCGCACGCCCCTGGCGTCCATCCGCCTGATGGGAGAGACGCTGGAGCGCAAGCTGTCCCAGGCTCCCGAGGTGCGGGACTACCCGGCGCGCATCGTCCAGGCGGCGGACGGGCTGCACTTCCTGGTGGAGAACATCCTGTCCTTCAACCGCATCGACAAGGGCCGCTGGAAGCTGCGGACCTCGCAGGTGCGGCTGGAGGAGCTGGTGAATCCGCTGAGGGACGACCTGGCCAGCGCCACGTCGGTGCCGCTGGAGCTCACCACCGACGTGGGCGACGCGGAGCTGGAGGCGGACCCCTCGCTGCTGCGGCTGCTGTTCTCCAACCTGGGCCGCAACGCCTGCGCCTACAACCACCGCAGCCCGGTGCGCCTGAGCGTCAGCGCCGAGGTGATTCCCGGCCATGGCTGCACGGTGCTCTTCCGCGACAACGGCATCGGGATTCCCGACTCCGAGTGGGAGAACGTCTTCCAGGACTTCTACCGGCTGACACAACCGGGGGCCCCCGAGGTGCACGGCAGCGGTTTGGGATTGGCGCTCTGCCGGAAGATCATGAAGCTGCACGGTGGTGACATCCAGGTGGCGACCTCCGGCCCGGAGGGGACCACCTTCGCCCTGACCTTTCACGAGCCACGTCGATGA